The Gymnogyps californianus isolate 813 chromosome 5, ASM1813914v2, whole genome shotgun sequence genome contains a region encoding:
- the FOS gene encoding protein c-Fos — protein MMYQGFAGEYEAPSSRCSSASPAGDSLTYYPSPADSFSSMGSPVNPQDFCTDLAVSSASFVPTVTAISTSPDLQWLVQPTLISSVAPSQSRGHPYGVSAPAPAAYSRPAVLKAPGGRGQSIGRRGKVEQLSPEEEEKRRIRRERNKMAAAKCRNRRRELTDTLQAETDQLEEEKSALQAEIANLLKEKEKLEFILAAHRPACKMPEELRFSEELAVATALDLGSPSPPVAEEAAFALPLMAEAPPAVPPKETGGSGLELKAEPFDELLFSTGPREASRSVPDMDLPGASSFYASDWEPLGAGTSGELEPLCTPVVTCTPCPSTYTSTFVFTYPEADAFPSCAAAHRKGSSSNEPSSDSLSSPTLLAL, from the exons ATGATGTACCAGGGCTTCGCCGGAGAGTACGAGGCGCCCTCCTCCCGCTGCAGCAGCGCTTCCCCGGCCGGGGACAGCCTCACCTACTACCCCTCCCCGGCGGactccttctccagcatgggctcgCCCGTCAACCCGCAG GACTTCTGCACCGACCTGGCCGTCTCCAGCGCCAGCTTCGTGCCCACGGTGACGGCCATCTCCACAAGCCCCGACCTGCAGTGGCTGGTGCAGCCCACCCTCATCTCCTCGGTGGCCCCCTCCCAGAGCCGCGGGCACCCCTACGGCGTGTCggcgcccgcccccgccgcctaCTCCCGCCCCGCAGTGCTGAAGGCTCCGGGCGGCCGCGGGCAGAGCATCGGCCGCAGGGGCAAAGTCGAGCAG CTGTccccggaggaggaggagaagagaaggatccGCCGGGAAAGGAACAAGATGGCAGCAGCCAAGTGCCGCAACCGGCGGCGGGAGCTCACCGACACGCTGCAGGCG GAGACCGaccagctggaggaggagaagtcTGCGCTGCAGGCAGAGATCGCTAacctgctgaaggagaaggagaagctggAGTTCATCCTGGCGGCCCACCGGCCTGCCTGCAAGATGCCCGAGGAGCTGCGCTTCTCCGAGGAGCTGGCAGTTGCCACCGCGCTGGAcctgggcagccccagcccccccgTGGCCGAGGAGGCTGCCTTCGCCCTGCCGCTGATGGCTGAGGCGCCGCCAGCCGTGCCGCCCAAGGAGACCGGCGGCAGCGGGCTGGAGCTCAAGGCCGAGCCCTTCGACGAGCTGCTTTTCTCCACGGGGCCGCGGGAGGCCTCCCGCTCCGTGCCCGACATGGACCTGCCTGGGGCCTCCTCCTTCTATGCGTCGGACTGGGAGCCGCTGGGCGCCGGGACCAGCGGCGAGCTGGAGCCCCTCTGCACCCCTGTGGTGACCTGCACCCCGTGCCCCAGCACCTACACCTCCACCTTCGTCTTCACCTACCCCGAGGCGGACGCCTTCCCCAGCTGCGCTGCCGCGCACcggaagggcagcagcagcaacgaGCCCTCGTCCGACTCCCTCAGCTCCCCCACCCTCCTGGCCTTGTGA